The following is a genomic window from Candidatus Omnitrophota bacterium.
CTTCCATAAACAGGCCGCGGGATCCCGAATTTACGGTCATATTCGGCGGAGGAGAGCCGATGCTGTTTCCCGATACCCTGATAGAGTTGATCCGCTTCTGCCGCGCAAGAGGATTCAGGACCTCTCTGGCGACAAGCGGATATTTCATAGATGAAGCAATGGCTAAACGCCTGGCAGATTCAGGGTTAAACTATATAGCCCTTACTTTATACAGTTTAAATGAAAAGACCCATAATTTTTTGCGCGGTATGCCCGACAGCTATGACAAGCTCATACGGGCGATCGGCTATCTTGCCGGACAGCGCGCCTCTCTCGAAACAGCCATAGACACCGTGATCATGGCGCCTAATCTGGGAGAGGTCTTAGAATTGGCGGATTGGGTAAAGGGCGACGGAAGGATATCTTCCGTTTTCTTCCAGTCGGTTGTGCAGCCGTTCCATACGCCGGCGCTGGAAGAGTGGTATAAGTCAGGGGAATACGGATTCTTATGGCCAAAGGACGCCGCTCAGGTGGATTCCGTCATTGACGGATTGATAGAAAGGAAGGAGCGCCTGGGGGAGGGAAGGGGCAGGATCAATAATCCCGTTTCGCAGCTTAAACTTTTCAAGGCCTATTTCAGGGACCCGCGCAAGTTTATAAAACGTTACTCCTGCAACGTTATTAATGACAGCGCCTTTACCGTGTCTCCCGACGGAGGAGTGAATCTTTGCCCGTATATGAAGCCCATCGGCAATATACGCGGCGGCTCCCTGCGCGATATCTGGCATTCGCAGGAGGCGCTGGCCAGGCGGGATGATATAGCGCGGTGTAAAAAGAACTGCCACCACATAATCAATTGCTGGTATGAGGAAGAAAAGGCGGTATGTGCTTAGATAGTGAAAACGGCCATATAATATCCGGCAACCGGTATCTGGACAGAAAGAAATACAGCCGGGCGCTGGAAGAATTCAATAAGGCGCTGGATGCTGACCCGCGCAACGAATACGCCTATCAGGGGCTGGGGCATCTATATCTGCAGCAGGGAAAATATGAGCAGGCATTAGAGGCATTCCGGAAGGGGCTGCGGATCAACAGCCGGAATCAGTATATACATCAGGGTTTAGGGTATATATACCTGGAACAGGGCTCATATGATGCTGCAGAGCGGGAGTTTGAGGTGACCCTGCGGCTGGGCGGAGATAATATGTTCGCCCGTAGGATGCTGGGATATATCTATAAGAGAAAGGGAAAGGACGAGGCGGCGGCGTCGGAATTCATAAAGGCGACGGAATTATATCTGGGAAGAGAGGAAAATAATAAAAGGCCGGCTTCGGGAGACGGCCGCCGGGATTGGAAGGTCAAGCTGTTAAGGATGCCCGGCTTTCCCGACGAAAATGATATCGGCGGCAGGCAGCTGAATTACTGCCTGCTACCGCCTCTGGCGCTGGGCTGCCTTACCGGTTTTCTGAGGCAGAACGGGTTTGATATCGATCAGGATGACCTGAACATAAAGATCCATTACGATAATAAATATTGCGATGACGCCGGAGATAAGGTAGATATCTCCGTTTTTTACGATGAGGGCAGGATACTGAGGTGGCTGCGGGAAGGAGGAGACGGGTATTTAGATTCGGTTATGGAGGCAGTCGGGCGCAAGACAGGGTTGAGCGGATACCCGGTCGTCTTATTGTCGCTGCCCGCGTTTTTCAATAATTCCGGCTGTCTTATGTTCACCCTGGCGCTGGCAAGATTCCTCAAGAATAGACACAATCCCGTCCTGGTTTTAGGGGGAGCCAATCAATCGGTTGAATTGTTGAGCAAGTATGACAGGCGTGACATAGATTTTGTGATCTACGGTGACGGAGAGGTGGCGCTGCTTGAACTACTTGGGGCCATAAGACAGGATGCCGACCCCGGGGAGTGCCTGTATTCCTGCGTTAAAGAAGAGGGCAGGTTTATGGCAACAGAGGTCCATCCTCCGCTTAAGCCGGATTTTTCCGGACTGCCCATGGACAAATACAGGCATGAGGGGACGCTGCTTCTTTTGTTTAAGTTTATCAAGGGATGCGCCCATGAATGCGTTTTCTGCCCTGAATCCACAAACAGACTGGTTTATGTTTTGAAGCCGGAGAAGGCAGCCGGTTATTTAAAAGAGCTTCAGGAAAAATACAACCCCACAGGATTTTTCTTCTTAAGCGATACCATAAATATCTCCAGGGGTTTCCTTAATGAGTTTTGTGATGAGATAATCGGCAGCGGAACGGACATACTCTGGACCGACAGCGCGCGCGCGGACAACCTGGACAGGGATACGCTTTTTAAGATGCGCCGCGCCGGATGCATACGCCTGGTCTTCGGCATGGAGACGGCCAGCCCGGGATTGTTGAGGTATGTGGACAAGCGCATCAGTTTAAGGCGGCTGGAAGATGTATTGAGATGGGCTGATGAGGCCGGGATATGGACGGGGGTGGAGATAATCTGCGGCCTGCCGCACGAGAAAGAAAGAGATGTTGACGAGACGGTATCCTTTTTGAACAGGAACAAGGAGTTTATAAACAGCGCGTATTTTAATCAATTCGGCCTCAGGGACGGCAGCGTGCTTATGCGCAGCCCGGAAAGGTTCGGGATTGAAAATATAAAAGAGATATGCCAATACGCGGACGGGGAATTTACCTATTTTCATAAATACGGATACGACGAGACAGGCGGCCTTCAATGGCAGGAAAAGAAGAGGCAGATCATTGCCGCGCATAAAAAGCTCATTAATAATACCTGCTGGCAGAGCGCCTTTCCCATCTATGAGTTTGAGCATGTTTTGTTTTCGCTTTATTCCAGGTTCGCTGATAAAAAGGCGGTTTCCGGCATATTCAATGAGATGCTGAAAGAGAGGAATTATCAGAGGCAACAATCTACAGACCATGCCAAAGCGCGGTATTAAAGTCATAAGATTGCCCGGTTTTTTCAAGAAGCGGCAATTCTCTTCAGGGCCGAATTGCTGCCTGATACCTCCTTTGGGACTGGGGCTTATCAGCGCGCACCTTCGCTCCAAAGATATGCCGGTAGAGCAGGCGGATCTCAATATTGAGATCCATCACAATAATTACTATTCCGATTCAGCCGCGGACAAGATTGATACCGAGGTATTTTTTGACCTGCCGCGCGTAGAGAGATACGCGCTTGGCGGCAGCGATCAATATATAGATTCTATTATGGACAGGGCAGCCGGTAAGGCCGGGGTGGGCCAGGGGCAGTTTATGCTTCTTTCTCTGCCGGACAATATCGAGAATGAAACAAACCTTTCTTTCGCGCTGGCCTTTACGCGTTTTATCAAAGACCGATACGGCACCATAAACATATTGGGCGGGCAGGGGCCGTGGCTGGGCCATATGCGTTCCCGGTATGGCTGCCGAAATATAGATCATATCCTGCGCGGCGACGGCGAATACCTTCTTGACCGGATTTTTGACGCGCCGGAAGCGGGCCCCGCGTTCTCCGGCGGGCCGTATCTGTCGGTTGAAGACGGCGGCAAGGTGATAACTTCAAATAAGATATGCAGGCCGATCAAACCCGATTTCTCCGGCCTGCCCATGGACAAATACAGGTCCAGGCAGGAGGTGCTGGAGCATCCGCGGGAGCTTGGGGGTTTAATGGATGAATTCCAGAAAAATGGGGCGTTGCTTTTGCCGTACAGGTTTATCAGGGGATGCCCCTTTGAGTGCATCTTTTGTGTTTCCTCAACCCAGAGTTTAAGCCACGCGCTTTCTCCGGCGGAGATCGCCGGGCACCTGGAGTCCATGCAGGAACAATACCGGCCGGACGGGTTCTTCTTTTTGAACGATACCATAAATATATCCAGGAAGTTCATAAATGAATTGTGCGATGAGATATTAAACCGCGGGCTTAAGGTCTTGTGGAGCGACTGCGCCAGGGCGGACAACCTGGACAGGGACACGCTTTTTAAGATGCGCCGCGCCGGATGCATACGCCTGATCTTCGGGATGGAGACGGCCAGCCCCCGTTTGCTGAAGTACATAAATAAACGGGTGGACCTGGCGCAGCTGGAGAACGTCCTGCGCTGGTCTGATGAGGCCGGCATCTGGACCGGGGTTGAGGTGATCTGCGGTTTCCCCCACGAGCGGGAGGAAGACATACGGGCCACGATCTCGTTCCTGAATAAAAATGAGGAATATATCAACCGCGTGTACCTGAATCATTTTGACCTGAGGCAGGGCAGCATGCTTTACGATTCTCCCCGGAAATACGGCCTGAAGCGGGTCATTGAAGTCAATCAATGCACGCAGAGGGATTTCAGCAGTTATGTTCAGTTTGGCTTTGACGAAGACGGGGGGCTGGCCTGGGAAGAAAAAGAGAGGCAGATGGAGCGTTCCCTGGGAATGGTCCGGGACAGCTGCGCGCGGGGCTCGAGGTTTTTTACAGACGAGCATCTTTTATTTTTTCTTTATTCCAGGTTCAGCGATAAGGAGAGGATAAGATCCATTTATCTCAAGATCCTCAAACAGGAGGGGTGATGGCCGCTGGCAATCCCCGTTTTTGCGATATCGTGGTCTCCAACCGGTGCCTGCTCAGGTGCAGGATGTGCAAGTCCTGGCAGTGCGGGCCTCAATCAAACGAGATTACTCTTTCGGAGGCAAAGCGGTTCGTAGAGGGGCTTTCCGAATTTGTCAAGGAGCCCCTGGAAATAAACGTGATGGGCGGAGAGCCGTTATGGAAGGATTGGTGCCTGGACCTCTGCGCCTTTATTTCCAAAAAGGGCTTCAGGTCCATAATTTCCACAAATGCCTACCTTATAGACGAAGATATGGCAAGGCGCATAGCGGATTCGGGGTTGAACGTGCTGGCGATCTCGCTGGAAAGCCTGAATCCGGCGACGCATAATTTCTTAAGGGGCAGGGAAGATGTATTCTCCAGGGTGATGAAGGGCATAGAGAACATCCGCAGGTTCTGCGGCCCGGACCTGACAGTCACCATCCTCACCATAATAATGGAGAGGAATTTAAGCGAGATAATCGAGCTGACGGAATGGGTGAACAGCGACAGGTTGTTCCAGAACATCTCTTTTCTGGCACTGCTGGAAACAGGCCTGGTAGAGGACAGGAATGGATGGTTCAGAAGCCCGGTGTACAAGGAGCTTTGGCCGCAGGACACGGAGAAGCTTTACCGCCTCATAGATGAATTAAAGGAGAAAAGAACGCGGGGTTACAAGATCTGGAATCCGCTTTCGCAGCTGGACGCGTTCAAAGATTATTATACCGAGCCGGAGCGGTTTATGAGAGAGACGCAATACCGCGTTCATGATTATATAATAGATTTAGATGAGAACGGCATTATCTACCTTAGCGGAGAGGCCCTGGGCAACATCAGGGATGATAATGTGCGGGGACTCTGGTTTTCAGATAAGGCGCAGGCGATCAGGGAGAAGATCGATGCGCGCGGCCCGGGGAAGAGGTGCTGCGTTATTAACTTTGTCTGCGCCTTCCCGCAGGACAGTGAATATGCCAAACGATAAATCCCATATGATTGGAAGGCCGAAATTCTGCGTTATAGAGGTATCGCATAGATGCATGTTCCGCTGCAAGATGTGCAACTACGGAGTATCCGCGCCCGAGCCGGAGGTCAGCGTCGGAGAACTGATAGGATACGTATCGTCATTCAAGGATTTTGTGAACACGCCTTTTGAGATAAACATCTCCGGCGGAGAGCCGCTTTTAAAAGAGGGCGCGCTGGAATTGCTGGGGTTCATCAGCGGCCTGGGATTTAACAGCTCCATGGCCACCAACGCCTATTTGATCAACAGGGAAAACGCCAGGCGCCTGGCGGATTCAGGGGTGGGGGTTGTCCCCATATCCTTGGACAGTTTAGATGGGCGCGTCCACGACTACCTTAGAGGAAAGGATGGGGCGCATAAGAACGCCATGGATGCCTTAAATTATTTTATGGAATACAGGGGCAGATTGAGGGGGGTGGTTATCCAGTCGATCATCATGGAGCCGACGCTGGATGGGCTGGTGGAGCTTGCCGGATGGGCCGATCAAAGGGACATCTCGGTATCATTTATGGCGGTAATGCGGCCGAATATGGTCCCTGTTGATTTAAGATGGCATGAAAGAGAGGAGTTCAGCTTTCTCTGGCCGAAGGATACCGCTAAAGCGCATTCCGTCATTGATAAGCTGATAGAAATGAAACAGTCGGGCTGCCGCGTAGATACGCCTGTCGGCCAGTTGAGGCGTTTTAAGTCGTATTTCGCCGATCCGCTTCAGTTCGTAAGAAAGGCCAGCTGCGGCCTGGGCGAGGATATCGTCCATATAAATAACAAGGGCGACATTTACCTTTGCTGCGAGATGGAACCGATCGGTAACGTAAAAGACGCCGATATACGCTATACCTGGTTTTCGCCGAAAGCCGCGCGGGTCAGGCGGGAGATAAAAAAATGCCGGAGAAATTGCGCGGAGATGATAAACTGCTATCGGGAGGAGTGACGGCGTGAAGGCGGGGAAAATAAGCATTTTTTATAAAGAGCTAAGAAGCGCCTGCCCCAGGAATATAAAGGGGGTTTTCCGCAACCCGGGAAAGCTGCTGCGGTATGCCAGGGCATTTTTTAATTATGATATGGGGGCCGACGATAAGAACATGCGGCCTATGGATACGGCCAACGCATGCTGTTTATTCGGGGACTTTGAAGAGCTGCACGACAGGATCGCTGGCAGAGAAGGCGGCTACAAAGATAAGATATCGAGCATCGGGTCCGCCTTGAGCCGGAAACAACCAGTGAAGATAAGCGTGGGGATATCGCGTTATAACTTCGGGCGGCTGCATAAGGTCTGCGAGCATGGAATGGCGCTTTTGGGAGAGAAGGCGGATCTATCAGGGATCGGTCTTGAGGTCTTTCCCGTCAAGGACCTGCCGCAGAATTTCATCGCTTATATTGAGGCATTGAAGCAGCGCCTTGACCCGCAAAAAATAGAACTCGTTGTCCACGACAATGAGTTGATGGATATCCTCAAGACCGTGGGGCTGCACGCGCGGGTAAACGACGAGCGGGAGAAGGACCTCCTGCGGCTTCTGGGGGTCATAAGCGAACAGGTATTTATCGGGCCGCAGACGATCGTCTTTGATCCCTATCACAGGTGCAATACCAGATGTAAACATTGCTGGGTGCATACGCCCGGGGTCAGCCATCCCGAGGAGTTCCTTGACCGCAAATTTGATTTTGAGATATTCAAGCGGATTATAGACGATGCTTCGGAGATGAAGGTGGACGGCATCATCCTGCAGGGTGACGGCGAACCGCTGATATACGACAAGTTCATGCCCATGCTCAGATACGCCAAGTCCAGGGACCTGGGTGTCCTGTTTTTTACCAACGGCATCCTCCTTGATAAGGAAAAATCAAAAGAGGTGATAGACCTGGGGGTCAATGAGATATACTGCAGCTTTCCCGCCGGGACAGCCGTTACCTACGAAAAGATATCCTCTGTGCAGCCGGCGGAAACATTTTATAAGGTCCGGGATAACCTCAAGAGCTTTATGTCGTTAAGAAGGGGGATGAATAAACCGCATCCGCGGCTTATCATCAGCCACGTAATACATAATATGAATTATCATGAATTGACGGAGATGGCCGGGATGGACGCCGATATAGCGCCCGACGCGGTCAGGTTCTACCTTATAAGGCTGGACGTGATGAACAGGTTCCTCCAGCTTGAGCCCCGTCAGATAGAGGAGATAAAAAGGCAGGTGCCGGAGATCTCCAGGATCTTGAAAGAAAAGAACATAGAGTTCGTGGATAATTTCGGTTTCCAGCTGAACAATTATGATGAAAAGACCGGCGCCTGGTCCAAGGATTTCTTCCTGAGGCACGGCTGCAATATCGGCTGGTATTTCAACCTTATACCGGCGAGATACGATATGAGCTTCTGCTGCCACCTGCGGACCGTGGGATACGTTGACAGGCAGTCATTCAAGGATATCTGGAACTCGGTGGATTACTGGCGCTGGAGAAGGCAGGCGAAATATTTAAAAGACAATAAATACGCGAAATTCGCCAACGGGCAGGTTCTTTATGACGAACATTGCGACCATTGCGATAATCACCAGACGATAATAAGGAATTTACGGGAGATCAGGAAGTATGGTCTGGATAAATACTATTAATTCAATGCGCCGATCTAAGGAAAGAGCCGCCTCAATAGCCTTCGGCATAGTGTTGTTTTTTCTGCTCCTTGAGCTTGGCATGCGCGCGGGAGCGGCCCTGCTGGCGTATTCGCAGGAACACAGGAACATAGTTTCCTTAAGGCAGAAACATACCTGCCGCATCGTCTGCCTTGGAGAGTCCACGACAGCCGGAGGGATGTATTCTTATCCGGCGCGGCTGGAAGAAGTCCTGAACAACGCCGGCATAGGCAGGGAATTCAGCGTGATAAATAAGGGCGTAGTTGGGATAGATACATCGGGAATACTGGCTGGTTTAGACGGCGTCCTTGATAAATATGAGCCGGATATAGTGATCGCGATGATGGGGGCAAACGATGAGCGGCCGCACCTGCTCTTTCATGTTGATTCCGGTTCGACGATAGTGGATCTTCTCGCCGGCTTAAAGACCGTTAAGCTGGCAAGAATGCTTTGGTTTAATATCAATAGCAGGATCAGGCCGCCGCGGGCCATAAGGTCCGCCACGGAAAACAGCACGGTATATTTTGACCTGGGCCAGTTTTACAGGGACCGCAGGGAATATGTGAAGGCGGAGGAGATGTTCAGGGCCGCCGCGCAGGAGAATACGGCTGATTACAGGCCCTATTTTGAGCTGGGCTGCCTCTATAAGAAAAGAGGGGATTTTTCCGGAGCGGCGGGGATGTTCAAGAGGGCGATAGAATTGGAGCCGGACAATGACAGGGCCTACAGAGGCATCCTGGCCATATATAATGAATTATCCCTTTATGGAGACGGAAAGGAATACCTTGCCTTGCTGTTGGAAATGAAAAAGAGGCACTATCGACCTTCGGCTATCATTACTCTGACGCCCAATAACTACCGTAAATTGAAGGAGGCCCTGGAGAAGAGAGGGATACTGTTGGTCTGCGCGCAATACCCGATGCGCAGCATCGAGCCGCTGGAGGAGATATTCGGCTCCGGGGAGGGCGTGATCCTTGTTGATAATGAAAAGATATTTAAGGACGCGGTCCGATCGGGAGGTTATGACAGGTATTTTACCGATACCTTTGGCGGTGACTTCGGGCACTGCACGGCAGAGGGTAACCTGCTTCTGGCGAAGAACATAGCTGATGTGATCATGGCCAGGGTGTTTGATAAAAATGGCCGGCTCGCTTATCGCAAAACCCATTGACAGGGACAGCGGCCGCTATAGAATA
Proteins encoded in this region:
- a CDS encoding radical SAM protein; this encodes MIPSPSPQKINEPKSCVILLTLGCVLRCRMCHLWKNDEAGIKKPGLQDWKDFISSINRPRDPEFTVIFGGGEPMLFPDTLIELIRFCRARGFRTSLATSGYFIDEAMAKRLADSGLNYIALTLYSLNEKTHNFLRGMPDSYDKLIRAIGYLAGQRASLETAIDTVIMAPNLGEVLELADWVKGDGRISSVFFQSVVQPFHTPALEEWYKSGEYGFLWPKDAAQVDSVIDGLIERKERLGEGRGRINNPVSQLKLFKAYFRDPRKFIKRYSCNVINDSAFTVSPDGGVNLCPYMKPIGNIRGGSLRDIWHSQEALARRDDIARCKKNCHHIINCWYEEEKAVCA
- a CDS encoding tetratricopeptide repeat protein; translation: MCLDSENGHIISGNRYLDRKKYSRALEEFNKALDADPRNEYAYQGLGHLYLQQGKYEQALEAFRKGLRINSRNQYIHQGLGYIYLEQGSYDAAEREFEVTLRLGGDNMFARRMLGYIYKRKGKDEAAASEFIKATELYLGREENNKRPASGDGRRDWKVKLLRMPGFPDENDIGGRQLNYCLLPPLALGCLTGFLRQNGFDIDQDDLNIKIHYDNKYCDDAGDKVDISVFYDEGRILRWLREGGDGYLDSVMEAVGRKTGLSGYPVVLLSLPAFFNNSGCLMFTLALARFLKNRHNPVLVLGGANQSVELLSKYDRRDIDFVIYGDGEVALLELLGAIRQDADPGECLYSCVKEEGRFMATEVHPPLKPDFSGLPMDKYRHEGTLLLLFKFIKGCAHECVFCPESTNRLVYVLKPEKAAGYLKELQEKYNPTGFFFLSDTINISRGFLNEFCDEIIGSGTDILWTDSARADNLDRDTLFKMRRAGCIRLVFGMETASPGLLRYVDKRISLRRLEDVLRWADEAGIWTGVEIICGLPHEKERDVDETVSFLNRNKEFINSAYFNQFGLRDGSVLMRSPERFGIENIKEICQYADGEFTYFHKYGYDETGGLQWQEKKRQIIAAHKKLINNTCWQSAFPIYEFEHVLFSLYSRFADKKAVSGIFNEMLKERNYQRQQSTDHAKARY
- a CDS encoding radical SAM protein, which produces MPKRGIKVIRLPGFFKKRQFSSGPNCCLIPPLGLGLISAHLRSKDMPVEQADLNIEIHHNNYYSDSAADKIDTEVFFDLPRVERYALGGSDQYIDSIMDRAAGKAGVGQGQFMLLSLPDNIENETNLSFALAFTRFIKDRYGTINILGGQGPWLGHMRSRYGCRNIDHILRGDGEYLLDRIFDAPEAGPAFSGGPYLSVEDGGKVITSNKICRPIKPDFSGLPMDKYRSRQEVLEHPRELGGLMDEFQKNGALLLPYRFIRGCPFECIFCVSSTQSLSHALSPAEIAGHLESMQEQYRPDGFFFLNDTINISRKFINELCDEILNRGLKVLWSDCARADNLDRDTLFKMRRAGCIRLIFGMETASPRLLKYINKRVDLAQLENVLRWSDEAGIWTGVEVICGFPHEREEDIRATISFLNKNEEYINRVYLNHFDLRQGSMLYDSPRKYGLKRVIEVNQCTQRDFSSYVQFGFDEDGGLAWEEKERQMERSLGMVRDSCARGSRFFTDEHLLFFLYSRFSDKERIRSIYLKILKQEG
- a CDS encoding radical SAM protein, whose translation is MAAGNPRFCDIVVSNRCLLRCRMCKSWQCGPQSNEITLSEAKRFVEGLSEFVKEPLEINVMGGEPLWKDWCLDLCAFISKKGFRSIISTNAYLIDEDMARRIADSGLNVLAISLESLNPATHNFLRGREDVFSRVMKGIENIRRFCGPDLTVTILTIIMERNLSEIIELTEWVNSDRLFQNISFLALLETGLVEDRNGWFRSPVYKELWPQDTEKLYRLIDELKEKRTRGYKIWNPLSQLDAFKDYYTEPERFMRETQYRVHDYIIDLDENGIIYLSGEALGNIRDDNVRGLWFSDKAQAIREKIDARGPGKRCCVINFVCAFPQDSEYAKR
- a CDS encoding radical SAM protein → MPNDKSHMIGRPKFCVIEVSHRCMFRCKMCNYGVSAPEPEVSVGELIGYVSSFKDFVNTPFEINISGGEPLLKEGALELLGFISGLGFNSSMATNAYLINRENARRLADSGVGVVPISLDSLDGRVHDYLRGKDGAHKNAMDALNYFMEYRGRLRGVVIQSIIMEPTLDGLVELAGWADQRDISVSFMAVMRPNMVPVDLRWHEREEFSFLWPKDTAKAHSVIDKLIEMKQSGCRVDTPVGQLRRFKSYFADPLQFVRKASCGLGEDIVHINNKGDIYLCCEMEPIGNVKDADIRYTWFSPKAARVRREIKKCRRNCAEMINCYREE
- a CDS encoding radical SAM protein produces the protein MKAGKISIFYKELRSACPRNIKGVFRNPGKLLRYARAFFNYDMGADDKNMRPMDTANACCLFGDFEELHDRIAGREGGYKDKISSIGSALSRKQPVKISVGISRYNFGRLHKVCEHGMALLGEKADLSGIGLEVFPVKDLPQNFIAYIEALKQRLDPQKIELVVHDNELMDILKTVGLHARVNDEREKDLLRLLGVISEQVFIGPQTIVFDPYHRCNTRCKHCWVHTPGVSHPEEFLDRKFDFEIFKRIIDDASEMKVDGIILQGDGEPLIYDKFMPMLRYAKSRDLGVLFFTNGILLDKEKSKEVIDLGVNEIYCSFPAGTAVTYEKISSVQPAETFYKVRDNLKSFMSLRRGMNKPHPRLIISHVIHNMNYHELTEMAGMDADIAPDAVRFYLIRLDVMNRFLQLEPRQIEEIKRQVPEISRILKEKNIEFVDNFGFQLNNYDEKTGAWSKDFFLRHGCNIGWYFNLIPARYDMSFCCHLRTVGYVDRQSFKDIWNSVDYWRWRRQAKYLKDNKYAKFANGQVLYDEHCDHCDNHQTIIRNLREIRKYGLDKYY
- a CDS encoding tetratricopeptide repeat protein, which encodes MRRSKERAASIAFGIVLFFLLLELGMRAGAALLAYSQEHRNIVSLRQKHTCRIVCLGESTTAGGMYSYPARLEEVLNNAGIGREFSVINKGVVGIDTSGILAGLDGVLDKYEPDIVIAMMGANDERPHLLFHVDSGSTIVDLLAGLKTVKLARMLWFNINSRIRPPRAIRSATENSTVYFDLGQFYRDRREYVKAEEMFRAAAQENTADYRPYFELGCLYKKRGDFSGAAGMFKRAIELEPDNDRAYRGILAIYNELSLYGDGKEYLALLLEMKKRHYRPSAIITLTPNNYRKLKEALEKRGILLVCAQYPMRSIEPLEEIFGSGEGVILVDNEKIFKDAVRSGGYDRYFTDTFGGDFGHCTAEGNLLLAKNIADVIMARVFDKNGRLAYRKTH